In Nostoc edaphicum CCNP1411, the sequence GCTTCTTTAAAGCTTGATGCTTTTTTAGCTGCGCCTCCAAGAAGTTGGTTAACAACACAAATTAACTATAGCGGTTCTGAATTGGTTATAATACCTGGCTTTTGTCGGGTTAGTTAAGATAGTCGGTGCGTTAGCCTACCGCATAAAACAACGCATCGACTATCTTACGACAATGCAGTTTGGCACAAAAGATATGTTCGCTTTGACAAATTATCGGGAACTGTAGCACTTGAATTTGTAGTTAATAGTGTGCCTAGAAACTCATTTTATCTCTGTAGAGAACTAAAGAACGAGCAATCAGTGCATAAAACTATAGAACCTAACCGTATCTATTTATATAGGACTCATATTTGATTTGGTAAAAAAACTCAGTACAACTAAGAAGCCTTCTTGACTATTGCCTATTGCCTATTGCCTGTCTACGCAAATTCGTTCAGAAATCAAAGCGGATTCCTATAGAGGTTCAAATACAAAAAACTCAATCTAGTTTGAATTTATCAAGGTGAAAAATTATGACAAGCTTTATTCAAATTCGGTTACATAATAATCTACTGCACCCAGTCCGCGAGTGGTTGGAAACGATAGAAATTCATAACTCCAAATTGGCTCATTTTCTGTGCAAAGTTATTCCTGCTCAGTGTCCCTTTGAGCGAGACATCACGCTATTTGGTCGGAAGTTATTTCACATTCCACCGATGTGTAAATTAAATCCCCTATACGAGGAAGTGGTTGGTTTGCGTTTTAAAGCGCTCTGTTATCTTGCCGATGAATGCGGTGAAGATGTCACGGCTTATTGCTGATAGGCAGTTGAATAGTTCTTTGATCAAGGAGCTATCGGTAATTGCAGACTTACGGTTGTTACCTACTCAGGTTTATACTAAGCTAACGTACACCTAATTAGATGTTTAGCTATTAATTAGCTGGCACCTCGAAGACAGTGTTTCCAGACAGTATTTTTGCTTACCGTATCCTGCTGAAATCATTAACATCATCATGACGCACATCTTACTGGTTGAAGATGAAGTCAAACTGGCACGATTTGTCGAATTGGAATTGAATTATGAAGGCTATCAAGTCAGTATTGCCTACGATGGATTGACTGCACTCACCGCAGCGCGGGAGTTGCATCTGGATTTAGTAATTTTAGACTGGATGTTGCCAGGTGTGTCGGGGTTGGAAATTTGTCGCCGTCTGCGAAGTATAGCTGATAAAGTGCCGATAATTTTATTAACCATCAAAGATGAAGTGAGCGATCGCATTGCAGGCTTAGACGCTGGTGCTGATGATTACCTCGTTAAACCCTTCAGCGTTGATGAATTATTAGCCAGAGTCCGCAACCACTTGCGAAGAAACCACCAACTAGACACAGCAGATATTTTAGAATTTGAAGACCTGAGTTTAAATCGTCGCACGCGGGAAGTGTACCGAGATCAACGGTTAATTGAGTTAACTGCTAAGGAATTTGATTTACTAGAATATCTACTGGCTCATCCGCGAGAGGTAATTACGTGCGATCGTATTTTAGAGGAAGTCTGGGGTTATGACTTCATGGGCGATACCAACATCATTGAAGCTTACATTCGCTACCTGCGCCTGAAACTTGAAGCCAATAACGAAAAATGCCTTATTCAGACTGTGAGCGGTGTTGGTTACACATTACGTGATTGACTTTGGGCATTGGGCATGGGGCATTGGGCATTATGGTGCATTTTCCCTCATCTCCTCCTACCTTCGTTGTCTCCCTTCCAGTGTCAAATAACGGTAAAACCCCAAACAAAGTTTTCTATTTTATGAAGATTTGGGGTTTTTGGCAATCTCAGCAAAAACTCATCCAACTCCGAGTTAATTATATTAGGATGCACAAAGCTGTGATAATCCAAAATCCAAAATCCAAAATTGCATGACCTATCTAGAAACAGCAGCGCAATTCTATAGCGAAGTTGCCCAAACCCCGCAAGTTGGACTTTGTTGTGTGCAAAGTACGCCCCTGCAACTACCAGGATTAAAAATTCCTTTGCTAATGCAGGAAATGAACTATGGTTGTGGCACCACTGTTCACCCCACCGAACTAGGAAACCAACCTACTGTGCTGTATGTCGGCGTTGGTGGCGGCTTAGAAGCGTTGCAATTTGCTTATTTTTCCCGTCATGCAAGTGCTGTAGTTGCCGTTGAACCGGTTGGGGCTATGCGAGAAGCAGCCACACGTAATTTGGAAATTGCTGCTCAAGAAAACCCCTGGTTTGACACCAGCTTTGTAGAAATCTGTGAAGGCGATGCTTTTAACTTACCTGTTGCTGATGCTAGCGTCGATATCGTGGCACAGAATTGCCTTTTCAACATCTTTGAGCCAGAAGATTTAACTCGCGCTTTAAAAGAAGCATATCGGGTATTAAAACCAGGTGGACGTTTGCAAATGAGCGATCCAATTGCTACTCGTCCAATTCCAGTACATCTTCAACAAGATGAGCGACTGAGAGCCATGTGTTTATCAGGCGCACTCACATATCAAGAGTATACTGAACGGATCATAAATGCTGGATTTGGTCAAATTGAAATTCGCGCCCGTCGTCCTTATCGTCTCCTAGATTCTCAGACTTATAATTTAGAAGAAAACCTACTTTTAGAAAGCCTGGATTCTGTCTCTTTTAAAGTTGCTATTCCAGAAGATGGTGCTTGCATTTTTACTGGTAAAACGGCAATTTATGCTGGTTCTGAACCCTTCTTTGATGATTCAGCAGGTCATCTACTCCAGCTAGGTATTCCCGCAGCCGTATGTGATAAAACTGCTGCTAAACTTGCTGCCATTAAGCCACTAGAAATAATTGTTACCAATTCAACCTGGCACTATAGCGGTGGTGGTTGCTGTTAATCTCTTAATAAATAATTCAGGTGTCAGAATGCAAAATAATTCTGTGCAAATGGGTAATGAATGGACAATTGAATTCTGGATTATGACTTCTTCTCTATAACCCCAAAATGTTGTTAATTAGTCTGTTTTTAGCTACGCTTTTTTTAGCATATTCAAATGGTGCGAATGATAATTTCAAAGGTGTAGCAACGCTGTTTGGTAGCCGAACAAGCAGCTATCAAACAGCAATTTTGTGGGCAACTTTTACAACCTTTGCTGGTGCAATAACTGCGACTTTTTTCGCAGGGGCATTAATTAAAAACTTCTCAGGGAAAGGACTAGTACCTGATGCGATCGCTAACGCCCCAGAGTTTCATATAGCAGTAGTGATCGCTGCTGGTTTAACTGTACTCATCGCCACTCTGATGGGGTTTCCCATTTCCACTACTCACAGTTTGACAGGTGCTATTCTTGGTGCTGGATTAGTAGCATTTGGACTTCAAGTTAATTTCGCACTTTTGGGAACTTACTTTATTTTACCTCTATTACTCAGTCCAATTATTGCTATTTCCTTGGGGGCAGGAATTTACAGTTTATCTAACTATATTAATTCAAAATGGCATCTACCAGTCAATAAAAAAATGATTGATACTTGCCATTTTATCAGTGCTGGAATTGTCAGTTTTGCAAGAGGATTAAATGACACTCCTAAAATTGTTTCACTCATCCTGATTATTGAATATTTCTCAATTCAGGGAGGAATGATCACAATAGCGATCGCAATGGCACTTGGCGGTTTACTAAACTCCCAAAAAGTTGCAGTAACTATGAGTGAAAAGATTACCTCAATGAATCATACTCAAGGCTTATCAGCAAATATAGTAACTGGAGTTTTGGTCATTGTCGCTAGTCGGTTTGGGCTTCCAGTTTCCACTACTTACGTTTCAGTTGGTTCTATTTTTGGTGTAGGATTAATTGGCAAGAAAACCAATACGCGTATTTTTTATCAGATCCTACTATCGTGGATTTTAACTTTACCTACTGCTGCAATTATTAGTGGAATAACCTACAGATTATTGCAAGGTTAGAAAAATTGTAAGAATTCAGCACCCAGGAGTCAGAAGTCAGAATTTATAAGGAACTTAGAATAATTAGTATATTTATTCATCAAATGTTATTCTGACTCCTGAATTCTGACTCCTGAATTCTTACAAAAAATTGAATATAGTTGTGTGATTTGTAAGGAATAGTAAATAATGCAAGCTCAATATACAGCAGTCACACCGTTTAACCACAAACTCAGTTCACCTTTGACAAAAAAAGGAATCACTGTTTTACAAATTAATCTAGGTAAGCGTTGTAACCTCGCCTGTACACACTGTCATGTGGAAGCCGGGCCAAAACGTACAGAAGAACTTTCTCCTGAAATTTGCGAACAATTGATTTCAGTAATCCATAAATTTCCCGAAATTAAAATTGTGGATTTAACTGGTGGCGCACCAGAAATGAATTATGGATTTAAGCCACTAGTAGAGGCAGCAAGAGCAACTGGTAAACAAGTGATTGTCCGGTCTAATTTGACTATTTATTTTGAAGATGGATTTGGTGATTTACCAGAATACTTTGCTAAACACCAAGTAAGAATTGTGGCTTCTCTACCCTGTTATCTAGTCGATAATGTTGATAAAATGCGCGGTGCTGGTGTTTTTGATAGTTCAGTCAAGGCTTTACAGTGGCTTAATCAACTCGGCTATGGTAAAGACGAAAATTTAATTTTGGACTTGGTTTTTAATCCCCAGTTGCCCAATGGTGAAAATTTTTCCTTAGCTCCCGAACAGAGTAACCTAGAACAAGATTACAAAATGTTCTTACAAGAACATTTTGATATTGTGTTTAACAACCTCTTCACCATTACCAACCTACCAGTTGGTAGAACTAAAATGCATTTAGAACGGAGAAAACTGTACACCAGCTATTTGCAGTTTTTAGAGTTGCATTTTAATCCCAGCACAGTTGAACATTTAATGTGTCGCGATGAACTTTCAATTGACTATCTGGGCAATGTATATGATTGTGACTTTAACCAAATGATGAATTTGCCAGCAAAAACTCGCAATGGTGAAACCTTGACAGTTGGTAAATTGTTAGAAGCTGGGAGTTTAGACTTGATTAGTGAGATACGAACTGCTGCTTATTGCTATGGTTGCACTGCTGGGTCTGGTTCTAGTTGTAGTGGTGCTTTGCTGTGAAGGAGGCAGGAGGCAGGGGGCAGGGGGCAGGAGGTTGATTTTGCACTCATGATCTCAAGTCAGCACTCAGAACTGTTTCGGTAATCAAGCCTCACGTGCTGAAAGCTAAGAATTAGGAAACTCTAACTGAGCGTTTCCCCATGCCAACTGCGCCACTTCAGATGGTAGGTGTTGCTCCAACCAATCTTCCAAATCAGCCATTACCTCGCGGTAATTTATGTCACTCTGAATCTCGTGATAAGCTTCTGGATACTCAATTCTCAGCTTATCTTGGCAATTTACCCGTTGGTAAAAGATGTCACTTCCCGCTGGCAAAGCCACTCGGTCTGCGCCACCGTGAAGAATCAACAATGGTAATTGCCAATCACCTGCGTGAGCATTAATCCAATCAACTGTTGCAAAAAATTCTGTAGCTAGACGGGCACTAGCACGGGTATGTCGCAGTGTATCTTGAGCATAGGCGGCTAAAACCTGCGGATCTCGTGAACCAGCGCTGATGTCAATGCCTGTATTTAGGGTGAAACGCGGCCACACCCGTGAGAGCATTTTTCCTAAAAGTACCCGAATTGGTGAAACCCCAACTTTTCCCAAAGTTGGCGCAAGAGCGATCGCACCCTGTAATAATGATGCTTGTTGGGGATAGCGCAGAATGTAATCTAAAACAATCACTGCGCCTAAACTGTGACCCAAAAGAAAAACTGAACATCCAGGATTCTGAGTCTGAATTAACTCTAAAAAGGCTCCCAGGTCTTCGCGAAACTCACTCCAAGCGTTGATATAGCCTTGCTGACCTGGTGAATGTCCATGACCACGCAAATCAAAACTATAGACAGCGTATTGCTTAGGTATCAAATGCTGAATTACATTACCGTAGCGATCGCTGTGTGCTCCAAGTCCATGCAAAATGGCTAATATTGCCCGGACTTTACCCTGTGGATGCCAGCTTTGGTAATAAAGATCAAGTCCTCCAACACCTTGGAATGTACCTTTTCTATGAGAGAGTATGCGATCGCTATGGTCAATCATAGGGTTAATTTTTTACGTATTTTCCCAACAAGCTACTAAAAAGTCAAGATTTATCTGATGTCTAAAAATTCAAATTATAAAGATTGGGTAAAGAAGGTTACCTGACTTTGCTTAAGTGGTAAAAAAAGAACGGACAAGAAACGATGAGCCAACATTCTATTCTTATTAACAGAAGGAAGTTCTTGCTGGAGGAAAGAAGTATTAGCAGAAACTTTAGTTCTCAATAGAAAACCCAGTTTAAAAAGAAGATATTGGTACGAGCGTTAAGTGCAGCAAGATACAAAGCGAAACCACTGCGCTGAAAGGGTTTGACTGGCTACAGCAAGTAGCA encodes:
- a CDS encoding Mo-dependent nitrogenase C-terminal domain-containing protein; translation: MTSFIQIRLHNNLLHPVREWLETIEIHNSKLAHFLCKVIPAQCPFERDITLFGRKLFHIPPMCKLNPLYEEVVGLRFKALCYLADECGEDVTAYC
- a CDS encoding response regulator transcription factor; its protein translation is MTHILLVEDEVKLARFVELELNYEGYQVSIAYDGLTALTAARELHLDLVILDWMLPGVSGLEICRRLRSIADKVPIILLTIKDEVSDRIAGLDAGADDYLVKPFSVDELLARVRNHLRRNHQLDTADILEFEDLSLNRRTREVYRDQRLIELTAKEFDLLEYLLAHPREVITCDRILEEVWGYDFMGDTNIIEAYIRYLRLKLEANNEKCLIQTVSGVGYTLRD
- the arsM gene encoding arsenosugar biosynthesis arsenite methyltransferase ArsM, with amino-acid sequence MTYLETAAQFYSEVAQTPQVGLCCVQSTPLQLPGLKIPLLMQEMNYGCGTTVHPTELGNQPTVLYVGVGGGLEALQFAYFSRHASAVVAVEPVGAMREAATRNLEIAAQENPWFDTSFVEICEGDAFNLPVADASVDIVAQNCLFNIFEPEDLTRALKEAYRVLKPGGRLQMSDPIATRPIPVHLQQDERLRAMCLSGALTYQEYTERIINAGFGQIEIRARRPYRLLDSQTYNLEENLLLESLDSVSFKVAIPEDGACIFTGKTAIYAGSEPFFDDSAGHLLQLGIPAAVCDKTAAKLAAIKPLEIIVTNSTWHYSGGGCC
- a CDS encoding inorganic phosphate transporter, which encodes MLLISLFLATLFLAYSNGANDNFKGVATLFGSRTSSYQTAILWATFTTFAGAITATFFAGALIKNFSGKGLVPDAIANAPEFHIAVVIAAGLTVLIATLMGFPISTTHSLTGAILGAGLVAFGLQVNFALLGTYFILPLLLSPIIAISLGAGIYSLSNYINSKWHLPVNKKMIDTCHFISAGIVSFARGLNDTPKIVSLILIIEYFSIQGGMITIAIAMALGGLLNSQKVAVTMSEKITSMNHTQGLSANIVTGVLVIVASRFGLPVSTTYVSVGSIFGVGLIGKKTNTRIFYQILLSWILTLPTAAIISGITYRLLQG
- the arsS gene encoding arsenosugar biosynthesis radical SAM (seleno)protein ArsS (Some members of this family are selenoproteins.) produces the protein MQAQYTAVTPFNHKLSSPLTKKGITVLQINLGKRCNLACTHCHVEAGPKRTEELSPEICEQLISVIHKFPEIKIVDLTGGAPEMNYGFKPLVEAARATGKQVIVRSNLTIYFEDGFGDLPEYFAKHQVRIVASLPCYLVDNVDKMRGAGVFDSSVKALQWLNQLGYGKDENLILDLVFNPQLPNGENFSLAPEQSNLEQDYKMFLQEHFDIVFNNLFTITNLPVGRTKMHLERRKLYTSYLQFLELHFNPSTVEHLMCRDELSIDYLGNVYDCDFNQMMNLPAKTRNGETLTVGKLLEAGSLDLISEIRTAAYCYGCTAGSGSSCSGALL
- a CDS encoding alpha/beta hydrolase; this encodes MIDHSDRILSHRKGTFQGVGGLDLYYQSWHPQGKVRAILAILHGLGAHSDRYGNVIQHLIPKQYAVYSFDLRGHGHSPGQQGYINAWSEFREDLGAFLELIQTQNPGCSVFLLGHSLGAVIVLDYILRYPQQASLLQGAIALAPTLGKVGVSPIRVLLGKMLSRVWPRFTLNTGIDISAGSRDPQVLAAYAQDTLRHTRASARLATEFFATVDWINAHAGDWQLPLLILHGGADRVALPAGSDIFYQRVNCQDKLRIEYPEAYHEIQSDINYREVMADLEDWLEQHLPSEVAQLAWGNAQLEFPNS